A region from the Halosolutus gelatinilyticus genome encodes:
- a CDS encoding SDR family NAD(P)-dependent oxidoreductase — protein sequence MSELFDLSGRVALVTGGGRGIGRAIAVELATAGAAVVPAARSTDEIETVAETIDDDGGDALAVPADVTDPDDVTNAIAAAEDAFGPVDVVVNNAGFNPDDALGRPEDVPAESFDRVLGVNLDGAYEVTTAAADSLLESDGGSVINVASVGGLVGLPRQHPYVASKHGLVGLTKSVALDWAPDVRVNAIAPGYVSTELTEDLEANEELRRSILDRTPLGRFADPEEIAGPAVFLASDAASYVTGAVLAADGGWTAR from the coding sequence ATGAGTGAACTCTTCGACCTCTCCGGACGAGTCGCACTGGTAACCGGCGGCGGCCGCGGCATCGGTCGCGCGATCGCCGTCGAACTCGCGACCGCGGGTGCGGCGGTCGTTCCCGCAGCCCGATCGACCGACGAGATCGAGACGGTCGCCGAGACGATCGACGACGACGGCGGCGACGCGCTGGCCGTCCCCGCGGACGTAACCGATCCGGACGACGTGACGAACGCGATCGCCGCGGCGGAGGACGCCTTCGGCCCCGTCGACGTGGTCGTCAACAACGCCGGCTTCAATCCCGACGACGCGCTCGGCCGCCCGGAGGACGTCCCCGCGGAGAGCTTCGATCGGGTACTCGGCGTGAATCTCGACGGCGCCTACGAGGTGACGACCGCGGCCGCCGACTCGCTGCTCGAGAGCGACGGCGGATCGGTGATCAACGTCGCCAGCGTCGGCGGCCTGGTCGGCCTCCCGCGCCAGCACCCGTATGTCGCGTCGAAACACGGCCTGGTCGGCCTCACGAAGAGCGTCGCGCTCGACTGGGCGCCCGACGTGCGGGTCAACGCGATCGCTCCCGGCTACGTCTCGACGGAACTGACCGAGGACCTCGAAGCGAACGAAGAACTCCGGCGGTCGATCCTCGATCGCACGCCGCTCGGTCGGTTCGCCGATCCGGAAGAGATCGCCGGGCCGGCGGTCTTCCTCGCGAGCGACGCCGCGAGCTACGTCACCGGCGCGGTGCTCGCCGCCGACGGCGGCTGGACGGCGCGGTGA
- a CDS encoding acyl-CoA dehydrogenase family protein encodes MRYDDSDQARELAQRAHDLMEEVVLPIERERAGGTAVSNGTVAELREAAREYGVYAPQISEPHGGMGIDFRDALPVFEEAGRSVLGAIAMRVDAPDEGNMHLLELAGDETQKEQYLEPLVAGDIKSGFSMTEPMQGAGSDPKMIRTTAEKDGDEWVIDGHKWWTTQGVEADVLFVLARTDEDAHPYQGCSIFVVPADADGVEIVRNVPHMGGGARSESHAEIVYDGVRVPEEHLLGELNEGFTHAQERLGPARLTHCMRFSGMAQRSLDIAKAYTSEREGFGSTLSDKQALRHRIADAETRLHVARTAIRDAADRISAGDQARVPVSMCKVFTANVAQDAIDLAVQCCGANGIGKDLPLSDFYESVRQFRIVDGADEVHRRVIARNAFEDVDEAELEPVTRFGEPSKPLDG; translated from the coding sequence ATGCGATACGATGACTCGGATCAGGCTCGGGAACTCGCCCAGCGCGCACACGATCTGATGGAGGAGGTGGTGCTTCCGATCGAACGCGAACGCGCCGGCGGCACGGCCGTCTCGAACGGTACGGTGGCGGAGCTTCGCGAAGCGGCGCGCGAGTACGGCGTCTACGCGCCCCAGATTTCCGAACCGCACGGCGGCATGGGGATCGACTTCCGAGACGCGCTGCCCGTCTTCGAGGAGGCCGGACGCAGCGTTCTCGGCGCGATCGCGATGCGCGTCGACGCGCCGGACGAGGGGAACATGCACCTCCTCGAGCTCGCGGGCGACGAGACGCAAAAGGAGCAGTACCTCGAACCGCTCGTCGCGGGCGACATCAAATCGGGATTCTCGATGACCGAACCCATGCAGGGCGCCGGATCGGACCCGAAGATGATTCGGACCACCGCCGAGAAGGACGGCGACGAGTGGGTCATCGACGGCCACAAGTGGTGGACCACCCAGGGCGTCGAGGCCGACGTCCTGTTCGTCCTCGCCCGGACCGACGAGGACGCCCACCCCTACCAGGGCTGTTCGATCTTCGTCGTCCCCGCCGACGCCGACGGCGTCGAGATCGTCCGGAACGTTCCCCACATGGGCGGCGGCGCTCGCAGCGAGTCCCACGCCGAAATCGTCTACGACGGCGTCCGCGTCCCCGAGGAACACCTGCTCGGCGAACTGAACGAGGGCTTCACCCACGCACAGGAGCGACTCGGCCCCGCTCGACTCACCCACTGCATGCGGTTCTCGGGGATGGCCCAGCGATCGCTCGACATCGCGAAAGCCTACACGAGTGAGCGCGAGGGGTTCGGCTCGACGCTGTCGGACAAGCAGGCGCTACGCCACCGGATCGCCGACGCGGAGACGCGACTGCACGTCGCCCGGACGGCGATCCGCGACGCGGCCGATCGGATCAGCGCCGGCGATCAGGCCCGGGTTCCCGTCTCCATGTGCAAGGTATTCACCGCGAACGTCGCGCAGGACGCGATCGACCTCGCCGTCCAGTGTTGCGGCGCCAACGGCATCGGGAAGGATCTGCCGCTGTCCGACTTCTACGAATCCGTCCGCCAGTTCCGCATCGTCGACGGCGCCGACGAGGTCCACCGGCGCGTCATCGCGCGAAACGCCTTCGAGGACGTCGACGAGGCCGAACTCGAACCCGTCACCCGGTTCGGCGAACCGAGCAAGCCGCTCGACGGCTGA
- a CDS encoding polysaccharide deacetylase family protein yields MNRRTYLATVTLSLGGCMDYGTDPEGTESDDGTSEFGEGAAESVAVEAGTYDDFDELDDWLVAAGSLEADENRAYTGSQSARLEATDADDRVGIVTAPDRSLDLSGHVPGLAVAADEASPLRVEVYDGDGDFVRYRTRVEGGLPIMRHNFGVSYVAGEPDLTAISRIELSRPAGDESAADVWVDDLHFVPRPDAGVVLLQFDGGYETDYTRALPILEEAGVPATTFVTPDRLRGDPAHEGDRLTVGQVETLANAGWTIASHSARGLALTNVSDPTADVVGAGRWLETNGYGDGARFLSYPTGRYDESVLALAETHHDLAFGGRGAVHGYVTNPSLVPRVIGPNADDASALMDLTAELGGITSFVFHRLDDESASDLSEIVDALVDRESAGDLSIATPAELADQYRYRE; encoded by the coding sequence ATGAATCGGCGGACGTATCTCGCGACGGTGACGCTCTCGCTCGGCGGCTGTATGGACTACGGTACCGACCCGGAGGGAACCGAATCGGACGACGGGACGAGCGAGTTCGGCGAGGGAGCGGCGGAATCCGTCGCCGTCGAGGCCGGCACGTACGACGACTTCGACGAGCTCGACGACTGGCTGGTCGCCGCGGGGTCGCTCGAGGCGGACGAGAACCGGGCGTATACGGGCTCGCAATCGGCGCGGCTCGAGGCGACCGACGCCGACGACCGGGTCGGCATCGTCACCGCGCCCGATCGATCGCTGGACCTGTCCGGACACGTCCCCGGACTAGCGGTGGCCGCGGACGAGGCATCGCCCCTTCGCGTGGAGGTCTACGACGGCGACGGGGATTTCGTCAGGTACCGGACGCGGGTCGAGGGCGGCCTCCCCATCATGCGCCACAATTTCGGCGTCTCGTACGTCGCCGGGGAGCCGGATCTAACGGCGATTTCCCGGATCGAACTGAGTCGACCGGCGGGCGACGAGTCGGCGGCCGACGTCTGGGTCGACGACCTGCACTTCGTTCCCCGACCCGACGCGGGCGTCGTGTTGCTCCAGTTCGACGGCGGCTACGAGACGGACTACACGCGCGCGCTGCCGATCCTCGAGGAGGCCGGCGTCCCGGCGACGACGTTCGTCACGCCCGATCGGCTTCGCGGGGACCCCGCACACGAGGGCGATCGATTGACGGTCGGGCAGGTCGAGACGCTCGCGAACGCCGGCTGGACGATCGCCAGTCACTCGGCCCGCGGGCTCGCGCTCACGAACGTGAGCGATCCGACGGCGGACGTCGTCGGCGCCGGCCGGTGGCTCGAGACGAACGGATACGGCGACGGCGCCCGGTTCCTCTCGTATCCGACGGGGCGGTACGACGAGTCCGTTCTGGCGCTGGCGGAGACGCATCACGACCTCGCGTTCGGGGGACGAGGCGCCGTTCACGGATACGTCACTAACCCGTCCCTGGTTCCGCGGGTCATCGGTCCGAACGCCGACGACGCGAGCGCGCTGATGGACCTAACGGCCGAGCTCGGCGGTATCACGTCGTTCGTCTTCCACCGACTCGACGACGAATCCGCCAGCGACCTCTCGGAGATCGTCGACGCCCTCGTCGACCGGGAATCCGCCGGCGACCTCTCGATCGCTACGCCCGCGGAACTCGCGGATCAGTACCGATATCGCGAGTGA
- the tatA gene encoding twin-arginine translocase TatA/TatE family subunit, translating into MVAEIAPLFIPGAPGGPELLIILFIAILLFGANKIPKLARSTGEAMGEFQKGREKVETELEEMRDQGFEEEDEEDDFVDTEPVTREETESEIESETESETGSN; encoded by the coding sequence ATGGTAGCCGAAATCGCACCGCTGTTCATCCCCGGCGCACCCGGGGGTCCGGAACTCTTGATCATCCTTTTCATCGCCATCTTGCTGTTCGGGGCGAACAAGATCCCGAAGCTGGCCCGCTCGACCGGCGAGGCGATGGGCGAATTCCAGAAGGGGCGTGAAAAGGTCGAAACGGAACTCGAAGAGATGCGCGACCAGGGCTTCGAGGAGGAGGACGAAGAGGACGACTTCGTCGACACCGAACCGGTCACCCGCGAGGAGACCGAATCGGAGATCGAATCAGAAACCGAATCGGAAACCGGATCCAACTGA
- a CDS encoding D-glucuronyl C5-epimerase family protein → MIDRRSVLRSLTAPFAVAVGGCATPRATQIETNLTLNEFDYNAWPQRTTNAVRFDPETALTLDLKTHGEDDAESVHATKSARTLIDLAQCIRHSESDSSVYAEASRRYAERFVDTAATGPQNGLYFPYDFDFPLHGDEDELLTAPWYSGMGQGIALSAFARLAHLTDDQYYYGIADRIWTTLATPRPSDTDDPWVVTIEDGQYWIEEYPIHPPAHTLNGKLFAVWGLYEYWRVTDRETVKNHTLAAMDTISKTIDDFRVPGDVSLYCLKHEVQDESYHHTHIIQLDDLYHLTGYERFAEYRDAFRDDFDPK, encoded by the coding sequence ATGATAGACCGCCGTTCGGTCCTGCGGTCCTTGACTGCTCCGTTTGCAGTAGCCGTAGGCGGGTGTGCGACGCCGAGGGCAACGCAAATAGAAACGAACCTCACACTCAACGAATTCGACTATAACGCGTGGCCCCAACGGACGACTAACGCAGTCCGTTTTGATCCCGAGACGGCGCTGACTCTCGATTTAAAGACGCACGGTGAGGACGATGCCGAATCAGTCCACGCGACGAAATCAGCACGAACGCTGATCGATCTCGCCCAGTGCATCCGTCATAGCGAATCCGACTCCAGCGTCTACGCGGAGGCAAGTCGTCGCTACGCCGAGCGATTCGTCGACACCGCGGCGACCGGCCCCCAGAACGGTCTGTATTTTCCATACGATTTCGACTTCCCTCTACACGGCGACGAAGACGAGCTTCTCACTGCCCCGTGGTACAGCGGGATGGGCCAGGGTATCGCCCTCAGCGCCTTCGCCCGGCTTGCACATCTGACCGACGACCAGTACTATTACGGAATCGCCGATCGAATCTGGACGACGCTCGCGACCCCGCGCCCAAGCGATACAGATGATCCTTGGGTCGTGACGATCGAGGACGGCCAGTATTGGATCGAAGAGTATCCGATTCACCCCCCTGCACACACGCTGAACGGCAAACTGTTCGCCGTCTGGGGATTGTACGAATACTGGCGCGTTACCGACCGAGAGACCGTCAAAAATCACACTCTCGCAGCAATGGATACGATATCTAAAACTATCGATGACTTCCGCGTTCCGGGAGATGTGAGCCTGTATTGCCTGAAACACGAGGTTCAGGACGAGTCATATCATCACACCCATATTATTCAACTAGACGATCTGTACCATCTGACCGGTTACGAACGATTCGCCGAGTACCGCGACGCCTTTCGCGACGATTTCGATCCCAAGTGA
- a CDS encoding redoxin domain-containing protein, which yields MATTGDATPDFTAPLANGDIESFTLSERLADEAPIVLAFFPGSFTSVCTEEMCTFQDRLAAFEDVDATVYGVSRDSPFTLNEFREQNDLEFGLISDLNKELIEDYDVEMDFADLGVYGVAKRSVFVVDGDGQIAYAWVSDDPGVEPEYDEVEDAVADAA from the coding sequence ATGGCAACGACCGGAGACGCCACACCGGACTTCACGGCACCGCTCGCAAACGGCGACATCGAATCGTTCACCCTCTCTGAGCGCCTGGCCGACGAGGCACCGATCGTCCTCGCGTTCTTTCCCGGGTCGTTCACCAGCGTCTGCACCGAGGAGATGTGTACGTTCCAGGACCGCCTCGCGGCGTTCGAGGACGTCGACGCCACGGTCTACGGCGTCAGCCGCGACTCCCCGTTCACGCTGAACGAGTTCCGCGAGCAGAACGACCTCGAGTTCGGCCTCATCAGCGACCTCAACAAGGAGCTCATCGAGGACTACGACGTCGAGATGGACTTCGCCGACCTCGGCGTCTACGGCGTCGCTAAACGCTCCGTCTTCGTCGTCGACGGCGACGGTCAGATCGCCTACGCGTGGGTCAGCGACGATCCTGGGGTCGAACCGGAGTACGACGAGGTCGAGGACGCCGTCGCCGACGCCGCCTAA
- a CDS encoding HD domain-containing protein, with product MSDSVDDESAGRVYDPNAEHDFPDEKLNRVLEFVDTDEEIQTYLEAQNVNAVDRMRYNDHGVKHIEIVRNRALCLYELLKAGDVDFNGARQQGLDEEDESVIIALAAALHDIGHVVHRDEHVYYSIPLAADVLDRILPEFYDLAEQVRVKAEVLHAILCHHKAETPLTTEAGVIRVADALDMERGRSRIPYEYGGRGINTLSSQAISSVSLQEGDSRPVMVEIAMTNAAGVYQVDNLLKAKLRGSGLEDEIRIVAVNTNENHDQLVERIEL from the coding sequence ATGAGCGATTCTGTCGACGACGAGAGTGCCGGCCGCGTCTACGATCCCAACGCGGAGCACGATTTCCCCGACGAAAAACTCAATCGCGTCCTCGAATTCGTCGATACCGACGAGGAGATTCAGACCTACCTCGAAGCGCAAAACGTCAACGCCGTCGATCGGATGCGCTACAACGACCACGGCGTGAAACACATCGAGATCGTCCGCAACCGCGCGCTCTGTCTGTACGAACTCCTGAAGGCCGGCGACGTGGACTTCAACGGGGCCCGCCAGCAGGGTCTCGACGAGGAGGACGAGTCCGTCATCATCGCCCTGGCCGCGGCGCTGCACGACATCGGCCACGTCGTCCACCGCGACGAACACGTCTACTACTCGATCCCGCTCGCGGCGGACGTCCTCGATCGCATCCTCCCCGAGTTCTACGACCTCGCCGAGCAAGTCCGCGTCAAGGCCGAGGTGCTTCACGCGATCCTCTGTCACCACAAGGCCGAGACGCCGCTGACGACCGAGGCGGGCGTCATCCGCGTCGCCGACGCCCTCGACATGGAGCGCGGCCGATCGCGGATCCCCTACGAGTACGGCGGTCGCGGCATCAACACCCTCTCGAGCCAGGCGATCAGTAGCGTGTCGCTGCAGGAGGGCGACAGCCGGCCCGTGATGGTCGAGATCGCGATGACCAACGCGGCGGGCGTCTACCAGGTCGACAACCTGCTCAAGGCCAAACTCCGGGGCTCGGGGCTCGAAGACGAGATCCGGATCGTCGCGGTCAACACGAACGAAAACCACGACCAACTCGTCGAGCGGATCGAACTGTAG
- a CDS encoding MarR family transcriptional regulator, which translates to MGASPSRGEDVSVPDDLDSARAKLVYLYVALHGATTVDELRSALGLSRGTVLSITGTLRGEGHLERTNRGFEIT; encoded by the coding sequence ATGGGCGCGTCACCGTCACGGGGGGAGGACGTCTCGGTTCCCGACGATCTCGATTCCGCGCGTGCGAAGCTCGTCTACCTGTACGTCGCGCTACACGGCGCCACGACGGTCGACGAGCTCCGATCGGCGCTCGGACTCAGCCGGGGGACGGTGCTCTCGATCACCGGAACGCTCCGCGGCGAGGGACACTTAGAGCGGACCAATCGGGGATTCGAAATCACCTGA
- a CDS encoding XapX domain-containing protein → MSTHITVLALVTGLLTGALFRFLNVPIPAPPELPGVMGIVGIFVGYKLIDYFGVGVDLLEALGS, encoded by the coding sequence ATGTCAACACACATTACCGTCCTCGCACTCGTGACCGGACTGCTAACCGGGGCGCTGTTTCGCTTTCTCAACGTTCCGATCCCCGCACCGCCGGAACTCCCCGGCGTGATGGGAATCGTCGGAATCTTCGTCGGCTACAAGCTGATCGACTACTTCGGCGTCGGTGTGGACCTCCTCGAAGCCCTCGGCAGTTGA
- a CDS encoding FAD-binding protein, which translates to MYEHDVIVVGAGGAGLRAAIAAHEAGADVAMVSKLHPVRSHTGAAEGGINAALQEGDDWELHAYDTMKGSDYLGDAPAVETLAKTAPEETINLEHWGMPFSREDDGRVSQRPFGGLSYPRTTYAGAETGHHLLHVMYEQVVKRGIQVYDEWYVMNLATTDEPDPNDRTCHGVVAYDVQSGKIDGFRARNGVVLATGGPGQAFDHTTNAVSCTGDGHAMAYRAGAPLEDMEFIQFHPTSLPSTGVLISEGVRGEGGILYNNEGERFMFEYGYANNSGELASRDVVARAELTEVAEGRGVNDEYVHLDMRHLGEERIIDRLENILHLAEDFEGVDGLVEPMPVKPGQHYAMGGIETDENGQTCIEGLYAAGECACVSVHGANRLGGNALPELIVFGKRAGQHAAGADLGDPEIKTGFGEDVEVEDGVDLPVEPGDAGLGADEGVAADGGVSADAQGSLERAVERERERVDRLMDKNEGIQHAEIRSKLQNAMTDYVNVFRTSDGIKKALRIIRECREEYQDVYVDDPSRTFNTDLQHTIETRNLIDVAETIALGALVRNEFRGAHWRQENQERDDENWLKHTLISWNEGEPEIFYRPVILEGKEKTYEPKIRSY; encoded by the coding sequence ATGTACGAACACGACGTTATCGTGGTCGGCGCCGGCGGCGCCGGCCTCCGGGCCGCCATCGCAGCGCACGAAGCGGGCGCCGACGTGGCGATGGTTTCGAAGCTCCACCCCGTCCGCAGCCACACCGGCGCTGCGGAGGGCGGCATCAACGCGGCGCTCCAGGAAGGCGACGACTGGGAACTGCACGCCTACGACACGATGAAGGGGTCGGACTACCTGGGCGACGCCCCGGCCGTCGAGACCCTCGCGAAGACCGCTCCCGAGGAGACCATCAACCTCGAACACTGGGGGATGCCCTTTTCCCGCGAGGACGACGGTCGCGTCTCCCAGCGGCCGTTCGGCGGCCTCTCCTACCCGCGGACGACCTACGCCGGCGCGGAGACCGGTCACCACCTGCTGCACGTGATGTACGAGCAGGTCGTCAAGCGCGGCATCCAGGTCTACGACGAGTGGTACGTGATGAACCTGGCGACGACCGACGAACCCGATCCGAACGATCGCACCTGCCACGGCGTCGTCGCCTACGACGTCCAGTCCGGCAAAATCGACGGCTTCCGGGCGCGAAACGGCGTCGTCCTCGCGACCGGCGGGCCCGGGCAGGCGTTCGACCACACCACCAACGCCGTCTCCTGTACCGGCGACGGTCACGCGATGGCCTACCGCGCCGGCGCGCCGCTCGAGGACATGGAGTTCATCCAGTTCCACCCGACGTCGCTCCCCTCGACGGGCGTGCTCATCTCCGAGGGCGTCCGCGGTGAGGGCGGCATCCTCTACAACAACGAGGGCGAGCGCTTCATGTTCGAGTACGGCTACGCGAACAACTCCGGCGAACTCGCCTCCCGAGACGTCGTCGCCCGCGCCGAACTCACCGAAGTGGCGGAGGGACGGGGCGTCAACGACGAGTACGTCCACCTCGACATGCGCCACCTCGGCGAGGAGCGCATCATCGATCGCTTGGAGAACATCCTCCACTTGGCGGAGGACTTCGAGGGCGTCGACGGCCTCGTCGAGCCGATGCCGGTCAAGCCCGGCCAGCACTACGCGATGGGCGGCATCGAGACCGACGAAAACGGCCAGACCTGCATCGAGGGCCTCTACGCGGCGGGCGAGTGCGCCTGCGTCTCCGTCCACGGCGCCAACCGCCTGGGCGGGAACGCCCTGCCCGAACTGATCGTCTTCGGCAAGCGCGCCGGTCAGCACGCCGCAGGCGCCGACCTCGGCGATCCGGAGATCAAGACCGGCTTCGGCGAGGACGTCGAGGTCGAAGACGGCGTCGACCTCCCCGTCGAACCCGGCGACGCGGGTCTCGGCGCGGACGAGGGCGTCGCCGCGGACGGCGGGGTCTCGGCCGACGCCCAGGGTAGCCTCGAGCGCGCCGTCGAGCGGGAGCGCGAACGCGTCGATCGGCTGATGGACAAAAACGAGGGCATCCAGCACGCGGAGATCCGATCGAAGCTCCAGAACGCGATGACCGACTACGTGAACGTCTTCCGCACGAGCGACGGGATCAAGAAGGCGCTGCGGATCATCCGCGAGTGCCGCGAGGAGTACCAGGACGTCTACGTCGACGACCCGTCGCGGACGTTCAACACCGACCTCCAGCACACGATCGAGACGCGGAACCTGATCGACGTCGCCGAGACGATCGCCCTCGGCGCGCTCGTGCGCAACGAATTCCGCGGCGCCCACTGGCGCCAGGAGAACCAGGAGCGCGACGACGAGAACTGGCTCAAGCACACGCTCATCTCGTGGAACGAGGGCGAGCCGGAGATCTTCTACCGCCCCGTCATCCTCGAGGGCAAGGAGAAGACCTACGAGCCAAAGATCCGCAGTTACTGA
- a CDS encoding succinate dehydrogenase/fumarate reductase iron-sulfur subunit — translation MSTQQPETQEAPEDPEMKGAKSPVDEREREGGMVDQTAVDRSDLEGETVHIKVFRYDPEVADKQEPRFDDFYVPFEKGMTVLDAVMYARDEYDSSLTFRHSCRQAVCGSDAFFVNGKQRLGCKTQIADLEQPVRIEPLPHQEVVKDLVVDMDHFYDQMHAVEPYFQQEDLPEGDLEEQRQSRENREKVKMSTRCIWCASCVSSCNIAAGDNEYLGPAAINKAYRFAMDEREDDEIKEHRLRILEQEHGVWRCQTQFSCTEVCPKDIPLTEHIQELKREAVKKNLKFW, via the coding sequence ATGAGCACGCAACAACCCGAAACCCAGGAAGCACCGGAAGACCCGGAGATGAAGGGCGCGAAGTCTCCGGTCGACGAACGAGAGCGGGAAGGCGGGATGGTCGACCAGACGGCGGTCGATCGTTCCGACCTCGAGGGGGAGACGGTCCACATCAAGGTGTTCCGGTACGACCCCGAGGTCGCGGACAAGCAGGAGCCCCGCTTCGACGATTTCTACGTACCGTTCGAGAAAGGGATGACGGTCCTCGACGCGGTCATGTACGCCCGCGACGAGTATGACTCGTCGCTGACGTTCCGTCACTCCTGTCGACAGGCCGTCTGCGGCTCCGACGCCTTCTTCGTCAACGGCAAGCAGCGGCTGGGTTGTAAGACCCAGATCGCGGACCTCGAACAGCCGGTTCGGATCGAACCGCTGCCACACCAGGAGGTCGTAAAGGACCTGGTCGTCGACATGGACCATTTCTACGACCAGATGCACGCCGTCGAGCCGTACTTCCAGCAGGAGGACCTTCCCGAGGGCGACCTCGAAGAGCAGCGCCAGTCGCGGGAGAACCGCGAGAAGGTCAAGATGTCGACGCGCTGTATCTGGTGTGCCTCCTGCGTTTCCTCCTGTAACATCGCGGCCGGCGACAACGAGTACCTGGGCCCGGCGGCGATCAACAAGGCCTACCGGTTCGCGATGGACGAGCGCGAGGACGACGAGATCAAAGAGCACCGACTCCGCATCTTGGAGCAAGAACACGGCGTCTGGCGGTGTCAGACTCAGTTCTCCTGCACCGAGGTGTGCCCGAAGGACATTCCCCTCACCGAGCACATTCAGGAGCTCAAGCGTGAGGCCGTGAAGAAGAACCTGAAATTCTGGTAA
- a CDS encoding succinate dehydrogenase, with the protein MAERYSSFTPGGTAWFLQRITAAFLVVTLAFHFFQLHFVTHAADVTFAGTQLRMENVGYFLTMVLFLIAAAFHGVNGVYNALVNQGLDGTQKKVVLAVLVIAGVALVGQGIYVAIAMAGWS; encoded by the coding sequence ATGGCCGAGCGCTACTCTTCGTTCACGCCCGGCGGAACCGCGTGGTTCCTCCAGCGGATCACGGCGGCGTTTCTGGTCGTCACTCTCGCCTTCCACTTCTTCCAGTTGCACTTCGTCACCCACGCGGCGGACGTAACCTTTGCAGGCACGCAGCTCCGAATGGAGAACGTTGGATACTTCCTGACGATGGTGTTGTTCCTGATCGCCGCCGCCTTCCACGGCGTCAACGGCGTCTACAACGCGCTGGTCAACCAGGGACTGGACGGCACGCAAAAGAAGGTCGTCCTGGCGGTATTAGTCATCGCCGGCGTCGCACTCGTCGGACAGGGTATCTACGTCGCGATCGCTATGGCAGGGTGGAGCTAA
- the sdhC gene encoding succinate dehydrogenase, cytochrome b556 subunit, with protein sequence MSQSYNRGLIEDFGRWKEFSAGMWAWIFHKFTGWMLIGYLFTHIAVLSTAIGAASQGDGMIAAETDMYTTTIQGLEELFIVRILEVGLLAVAVFHILNGLRLLMIDLGVGLDAQDKSFYASLVLTGAITVASVPTFLVGVSI encoded by the coding sequence ATGAGTCAGTCTTACAATCGCGGCCTCATCGAGGACTTCGGTCGGTGGAAGGAGTTCTCGGCCGGGATGTGGGCGTGGATCTTCCACAAGTTCACCGGGTGGATGCTGATCGGCTACCTGTTTACCCACATCGCGGTGCTGAGTACAGCTATCGGCGCGGCGAGCCAGGGCGATGGGATGATCGCAGCGGAGACGGATATGTACACGACGACGATCCAGGGCCTCGAAGAGCTCTTTATCGTCCGCATCCTCGAGGTCGGCCTGCTCGCGGTGGCCGTCTTCCATATTCTGAACGGCCTTCGCCTGTTGATGATCGACCTCGGCGTCGGACTCGACGCACAGGACAAGAGCTTCTACGCCTCGCTGGTCCTGACGGGTGCGATCACCGTCGCCAGCGTGCCGACGTTCCTGGTCGGGGTGAGCATCTAA